The Kribbella amoyensis genomic sequence CGAGGTCGCCGACCTGCTGCTGCCCGCGATGGAACGGCTGCAGCGGTACGCCTGGCGCCGGCATCTCGCCGCCGCGGCCGGCCGGGCGATGGCCGGGTCCGAGGAGCTGGCCCGCGGGATCCGGGCGGTCGGGTTCGCCGACATCGTCAGCTACACCCGGCTGACCCGGCGGATGAGCGAGGCCGAGCTGGGCCAGTTGATCGAACGGTTCGAGGGCACCACCGCCGACGTGGTCGCGCACCACGGCGGCCGGGTGATCAAATCGATCGGCGACGAGGTGCTGTTCGTCGCCGACACGGCCGCGCAGGGTGCCGCCGTCGCGCTCGCCCTGCAGGAGACGACCGCCGCCGACGAGGAGCTGCCCGAGCTGCGGATCGGCCTGGCGTACGGCAGCATCCTGATCCGCCTCGGCGACGTGTACGGCGAGACCGTGAACCTCGCCGCCCGGCTCACCTCCGAGTGCAAACCCGGCCGCGTCCTGGCCGACCGCGAGCTGGCCGCGGCGCTCGACGGCCACCACGAGTACCGGCTGCGGCGACTCCGCCGGGTCTCGGTCCGCGGGTACCACCACCTGACCCCGTACGCGCTCCAGCGGGCCGGGGACTGAGAATGGCCGGGTGCGCGAAATCCTGACGTCCGCCGAGCTCGCCGCGGCGGTGGACGACGACCCGATGATCGTCTGGTCCGGGCAGGGCCGCCTCGGCGACGAGGTCCGAGCCTGGTCCGACGGGGACGCGGTGGCCGTGGCGTCGCCGCTGTTGTCGAAGCGGGACCGCCTCGCCGTGTACGGCCCGGCCGATGCGTTGGCTTCGTTGGTCACCGGGGTGTTCGCCGAGGTGGGGACCAGCTTCCGGCCGTTCGGTGACGAGCAGGTGATCCGCGGCCTGGTCGAGCGGGTCCCGGAGCTGACGTTCGCGGCCGCGTTCGGCTGGATGGACACGGCTGCGGCTCCGGCGGACGCGACCACGGCGACCTGGTTCGACGGCGATGCCGGGGTCGAGGAGTTGCTGGCCGAGGCGGCGCCGTCGTCGTACGCGTGGCCGGGGCGTGCCGGCGTCCAGCGGTGGGCGGGGATCACGGACGAGGCCGGGTCCGTGCAGAGCATCGCGGCGGAGGCGTGGAGTGCGCCGGAGATCGGGCTGCTCGCCGGCGTTGCGACCAGGGTCGATGCCCGGGGACAGGGGTTGTCGCGGCAGGTCTGCGCGTTCGTGACAGCCGAGCTGGTCCAGCAGTACGGCCGGTGCGGGCTGATGGTCGACGCGGAGAACGCGGCCGCGATCGCGGTGTACCGGCGGCTGGGCTACACGTACCGGCCGGTGGCGGCGGCCTCGGTGTAGCCCAGCTCGGGTAGTCAGCGGCTCGGACTGACCGTCAACGTCATTCCAGGCGTCCCGCTCGGTGTCGCCGACGGCTTGGTCGGCGGGGCGGACGGCCGGTCGGTCGGAGTGGTGGTCGGGGTGCCGGACGGGGTCGGCGTCGGGTTCGTCTGTGTCGGGGTCGCCGGGGCCGGCGGCGGGACGAACGGTGCCTTGGTGGAGTCCTGGCAGCTCTCGGAGTCGCTCAGACCGTTCTCGTCGGGCTGGATCTCGGCCAGCGGGAACAGGTTCGTCACGGTCTGCGTGCTCTGGTCAACCGGCCGGGTGCGGTACGTGGTGGCGCAGTCCTGCAGGTCGAGGTTGATCGGCTCGCCGCGCTGCGTGTACAGCCGGACCTGGACCGGCCGGCCCTGCTCGTCGAACGGGTAGACGTTGCTGATCGGGTCCCCGTCGTAGGACAGGCCGCGCGGCGTGTAGTTGTAGCCGCTGCTGGGGCGGTAGTCGTTGAACGAGAACAGGCTGGGCGAGGCGCCGACGAAGCTCGCCGCCAGCCAGGCCGGTACCAGCAGGACGGCGACCAGGTTGAGCGGGACGACGTACCAGAGCCAGCGGCGGTCCTGCTGGGTGCGCCGGCCGATCCAGACCGAGATCGCGGCGCCGGCGAGCGCGCCGACCACGGTGACCGCCCCCGCGCCGAAGAGGGCGAAGAACGCGCCGCCGCCGACGAGGCCGCGGGCGACCCACCAGACCGGCTGGCCGATCGCGACGAGCTCCTGCCGGACGGCCGGCGGAATCTGGTCGATCGTCTCCCGGATCGCGCCCTCCGCCTGGTGGCCCCGGGGAGTCTCCAGGACGACCCGTGGATCGTTGCCCCGGAGCGCGCGGACCCCGAGGTACCCGGCGACGATCAGGGCCGTCAGTCCGATCAGGCCGAGGAAGGCGGCGCCGTCGCGGGAGCCGCCGAAGAGGCCGATCAGCAGGAAGAACGGTCCGACCGAGGCCGCGATCACGCCCCACCGCAGCGCCTTGCGAGCCGCCTCCTGGCCGGCGACCCGGTCCGCCGACTGGCTGGGTGGTGGGTACCCGGCCGCGGTCCGTAGCTGGTCGGCGTACTGGCGGGGTGTCCCGAGCCGGTCCTGCAGGCCCGCGACGGTCGGTTCGGTCTCGAACTCGCCGGCGACCTCGCTCAGGTGGCCGGCCACGTCCTCGAGGACGTCCTCCAGCTCGCCGGCCGGCAGGTCGCTCAGCTCGGCCCGGACCTGGGCCAGGTAGGTCGCGACCGCTCCGGTCACTGTGCTGTTCACGCCGCCTCCTCGCGCAGCAGGCCCGACATCGTGTCGGCGAAGTGGTTCCACGTCTTGGTGGACTCGGTCAGCAGCTCACGGCCGCGGGGGTTCAGCCCGTAGTACTTGCGATGCGGGCCCTCCTCGCTCGGCTGCACGTACGACGTCAGCGCCCCGGCCGCGAACAACCGCCGGAGAGTGCCGTAGACCGAGGCGTCCGCGACGTCCTCCAGCCCGGCCGCGCGCAACCGCCGCAACACGTCGTACCCGTACCCGTCCGCCTCTCGCAGCACGGCGAGCACGGCCAGGTCGAGCACTCCCTTGAGCAACTGGCTCGGATCCATCGGGGCCTCTCCTTCCGGTGTTCTGCGCAGGAGACTACTACACATCGCAGAGTACTCCGGCAAGCAGCGCCGCTGGCCGGCGGACCGCCACCACTCACCAACCTCACGAGCTCGGCGGCGGTCAGGCTCAGCCGCAGGGGCAAGCGCGCAACTGTGACGCGTTGGTGAGTGGTGCGCGTCCGCGGGTCAGTGGACGGTGCGGTGCATGGGGTACCAGACCTCGCCCGGGGGAAGTGGTTCGGCGTCGAGGTTCCAGCTCCAGGAGAGGGTGGGGTGGATGCGGCTGTAGGTGCCCGGTCCGACCATGCCGGTCCGGGTGATCGGTGGGTCGGCGAGACCGTAGACGCGGATGCCGTGGGCGACGAACGGGTCGAGCGACAGCAGCTCGTCGAACACGAGGGCGACCATCGGGTGCTCGCGCAGATTGCGGAACTTGCGGGTGCGGACGACCTGCGGACCGGCGCCACCGACCCAGAAATGGGTGCCGTCGTACTCGCAGGCGACCGGGACCAGGTCAGGCTGGCCGGTCGGCCCGACCGTGGCGAACCGGGCCAGCCGATGGGCTTGGAGGTACTCGACCTCGGCGGCGGTGAACGACATGGGGGGCTCCTCTCGAAGGCAGTGCTCTCACTGTCCACACGAACGGGGACCGGCGGAATCGACAGGTCAGCAATTTTGATCAAGTCCGGGTGGCCGGCGAGGTGCACAGTGGGTTCATGACCGACGTGTTCGCAACCTTCGTGGAGACCGTGGCCGAGAGCCTGGACGGATCGTGTCCCGCCGGGGCCGAGCTGGCGCGGCGGGCGCACCTGTCGCGGTACCACTACGACCGGGTGATCACGGCGGCGGCCGGGGAGTCGCCGGCCGCGTTCCGGCGGCGGTTGCTGCTCGAGCGGGCGGCGTACCGGCTGCTGGCCGAGAACGTCGGGGTACTCGAGCTGGCGATCGACGCCGGCTACGGGTCGCACGAGGCTTTCACCCGGGCCTTCGCCCGGGCGTACGGGATGTCACCGCGCGTCTGGCGGCGGGAAACGTCCCGGGTGTTCTTCCTGGACGCGCCCAGCGGGGTGCACTTCCAGCCACCGGCAGGTCTGCGCCTGCCCGCGAGGAAAGAGGCGAGAGGGATGGACGTACTGGTCAGGATGGTCGAGCACCACGTCTGGCTCACCGGCGAGCTGATCGAACGCGGCGCCCGGCTGGACGCCGAGGCGCTGGACCGGCCGATCGAGCTGTCCGTCGAGGGCATCGACGACGACGTGTCGATCCGGTACCTGCTGGACCGGCTGGTCTGGCAGGAGGAGATGTGGCTGGCCTCGGTCGAGGACCGGCCGTTCCAGGTGCCCGAGTGCGGCCGCCAGGTGACCACGCCGATCGGCGAGCTGCGCGACCGGCATGCCGCGGCCGGTTCCCGCTTTGTTGCCCTGGTCAACCGTCTGAACGACGACGGCCGGTTCGACGAGAGCTTCGTCGACACCACCTGCGAACCGCCGCGGGTGTTCACCTACGGCGGCATGGTCGCGCACGTCCTCACCTTCGCGGCGCACCGACGGTCCCTGCTGGTGGGCGCGTTCCACACCGCCGGGATCCGCGACCTCGGCTTCGGCGACCCGATGCACTACATCGCCGACGGCGCCCCGAGTTGAGTTGCCCAGGGCACCGAAATCGGCGGCTGGTCAGGTCCGGGTGATCCGGACCGACTGACCCGCCGCCAGGTCGAGCTCGGCGACATCCTCGCCGAGGCGCACCCGCACCGACGACGGCAGCGCAGCGATGATCCGGGCCTCGGTGAGCGCGTTGTCCGACCAGGTGAGATCGACAGCGAGGCCACCGCGGGCGCGGAGACCCTGGACCGATCCGGCCGGCCAGCTGGTCGGGAGGGCGGGGAGCAGTTCGATCTCGTCCGGAGTGGACTGGACCAGCAGCTCGGCGATCCCGGCGGTCCCCCCGGCGTTGCCGTCGAAGGAGTAGACGTTCTGGACGACGCCGGCGATGCCGCCCGCAGAGTACGACAGCAGGTTGTGTTCGCTCGCGTCGGCGACCAGGCCGCGGAGATGGTGCAAGGCCTGGTCCCCGTTCAGCAGCCGCGCGTAGTACGTGAGCAGGTTCGCCTCGACCCACTCGGTCTGCTCCCAGCCGTCGGCGGCCTGGCGGCGTTCGATCGTGACCTCGGCGGCGCGGGCCAGGTCCGGCGTGGCGCGCGGGGTGATCTGGCGTTCGGGGTACAGCGCGATCAGGTGACTGGTGTGCCGGTGGCTCGGGACCGCCTCGTCGAAGTCGTGCAGCCACTCCTGCAGCTGGCCGTGCTTGCCGACCTGGAACGGCGGCAGCTTCGCCCGGGCGGCGGTGAGCTCGGTGCGGAGTTCCGCGTCGACGTCGAGCAGGCCGGCGGCCTCGGTGCAGATCCGGAACAGCGCTTCGATCAGGACCGTGTCGCAGGTGGCGCCGAGCGAGATCGAGCACTGCTCGCCGTCCGGGGTCAGGTACCAGTTCTCCGGCGAGTCCGACGGACCGCTGAGCAGTTGGCCGGTCTCGGGGTCCTCGGTGAGGTACGCCAGGAAGAACTGCGCGGCGTCGCGGAGCACGGGGTACGCGCGGTCGGCGAGGAACGTGAGGTCCCGGTGGTACTCGAAGTGCTCCCACAGTTGCAGGGAGATCCAGATCCCGCTGGTGACGTGCAGGCCCCAGCCGAGACCCCAGCCGGGGGCCGAGTAGCTCCACGCGTTCGTGACCGTGTGCGAGACCCAGCCGGGCGCGCCGTACATCTCCGCGGCGGTGACCCGGCCACTCGCGCGCAGCCGGTCGATCAGCCCGAACAACGGGAGCTGGCACTCGCCGAGTCCGGTGATCTCGGCGGCCCAGTAGTTCTGCTGAGTGTTGATGTCGAGGTGGAAGTCGTTCGTCCAAGGACCACCCGAGGCGCGGCCGTCGTTCCACACACCCTGCAGCGCCAGCGGCAACGGCGAGTCCGGCCGCGATCCTGCGATGGTGAGGTACCGCCCGTACTGGAAGTACAGCGCGAGCAGCTCGGGATCCTCACCACCCTTGGCGAACAGGGCCCGTCGCTCGTCGGTCGGCAACCCGCGGACCGCATCGTCGGTACGACCGAGGTCGAGCCCCGCCCGCCCGATCAGCGGCACGTAGTCGGCCAGGTGCGCTTCCTTCAACACCTCGTACCCCGGGACGTCGGCGAGCAGCTCCATGGTCCGCGCGATCGGGTCCTCGCCCTGCCAATCGGTGCCCACAGCAACCAAAATCGTCACCGTGGTCGCGTCGGTCACCTGCACCTCGTCCGTCCCGGTGGACAGCACGCCGTCGGTCGCGACCCGGGCCCGGATCTCCACGGTCGCGCCGGTCCGCCCGTCGCTGTGCAGGGTCTCGTACGCCTGGCCGCTGCCGATCAGCGTGTCCTCGTCGGCCGAAACCTCGACCGGGATGGCGCCCTCGCCGAGGGAGATCGTGCACGTCGTCGGCGCGCTCGTCGTCAACCGCGCGACCAGCACGCCGTGCGCGTGGGTGGCGAACACCTCGCGCCGATGCGTGATCCCGTCCAGCTCGAACGAGGTCCGCACGATCGCGTCGGCCAGATCGAGGGACCGCTCGTACGCCGACGCGGTCCCGCTCCCGGCGTACTCGACCAGCAGCGGTGGCAACGGCACGTTGGTCCCGAAGTTGCCGGGCCGGCCGAGCAGGTGGTCGCCGGCCAGCGCCTGCGCCTCGGCGTACTTCCCGGTGAGCAGGAGTCGCCGGATCTGCGGCAGCTTGGTCAGGGCGGTCGGGCTGACATCGGATGACCCGGGGGCGCCGGACCACGCGGTGGACTCGGACAGGTCGATCCGCTCGACCCGGTCGCCGGAGTACACCATGCCGCCGAGCCGGCCGTTCCCGACGGGCAACGCCTCGAACCACCGGGTGGCCGGGGCGGAGTAGGTCAGCCGGCCGGGCGCGGCGGTGGGGACGACGGTCGGCGGAAGCACCTCGTGAGTGAGCACCGGCCAAGGCTAATCGCCCTACCCGCCCGGTGGAGACCTCCGATCACCGGGCGGACGCGGCCGCGCGGATCAGCCGAGCGGGTCGTGCAGGTTCGGGCGTTCGGTCGGGTTGGTGATCCGGACGTCGATCGGCTGCGGCTTCGCCGGGGCGGTCACCTTGCCGGCGGTGACCGGCAGGTTGAGCTTGCTGTGCGCCAGGTCGATGTCGATGGTCGCGCCGGTGTCGTTCGGCGTGGTCCACTCGGTGTCGCTCAAGGTCACCGCGAGACCGAGCACACGCCCCTTCGGGATGACCTCGTCCTGCGCCCGCAGGGGCACCGTCACGGTGGTCCACTGGCCGGGGGTGAGCGGCTTCGGCTTGCTCAGCGAGTCGCTGTGCGCGGCGTCGATCCAGCCGCGGCTGACGATGCCGTGGTCGCTCGCCTCGGTGTACTTCTCGACCGTGTAGTAGCAGCTGTCGTCGAACTCCGTGCTGGAACCCTCGCAGGTACTGACATCCGTCCGCCGGACCCCGGCGTACCGCTCGGCCTCGCCGTACTCGATCAGCCGGGCCGTGATCGGCGTGGTCGTCGAGTCGGCCTTGACCCGCAACGTCACGGTCGGCGTACCGCTGACCCGGATCGGCGTCGGCAGCGGCGCGGACAGGAACATCTGCCGGCCCGCGATCACGTCGGTCGGCGTGGCCACCACGGTGTCCTCGGTCAGCGTCGGGTCGTCGGTCACCGTCACCGTGCCCTTGCCGTAGGCACCGAGTTTGCCCTCGGCCAGCGGGACGCCGACGGTCTTGCCGGTGGCCGGCCAGGTCTTGTAGTCGCGCCACTGGTCCGGCGCCACCTCGACCGACGCCTGCGGCTCGCGCATCACGTTGTTCCGCAGGCCTTGCAGCCAGTAGTCGAACCACTGGTGCAGCTCGTCCACCCAGGCGTCCCGGCGGAACTCGAACGGGTCGACGTGGTCCTCCAGGCCGAGCCAGATCTTCCGCGGCACGTTGTTCTTCGCCAGCGCGTCCCACCACTGGGCGAAATGGTTGGTCTGGACGTTGTAGTCGGCCAGCCCGTGCGTGACGAACACCGAGGCCTTCACCTTCTTGGCGTCCTTCAGGTAATCGCGCTCGGCCCAGAACTTCGTGTAGTCGCCGGTCTCGTCGTCGTCGGACTCGCCGAGGTCGGCACGAACCGCGTCGCAGGCCGGGGTGTCGTGGCCGACGTACCCACCCAGCCAGGGCATGTAGTCGATCGAGTACGGCACGCCACCGGAGCGGGAGTAGTCGTACCAGGAGGAGATCGCCGAGATCGGCACGATCGTCTTCAGCCCGCGGACCCCGGTGGCGGCGACGCCGTTGGCCAGGGTGCCGTCGTAGGACTTGCCGATCATCCCGACGGCGCCGGTGGTCCAGGACGCCTTCACCGGTCGGCCGTCCCCGGTCCGCGCGGTGTTCCGGCCGTTCAGCCAGTCGATCACCGCGACCACGGAGTCGATCTCGTCCTTGCCGCCGACGTCGCCGCACCCGGTGGAGCGGCTGGTGCCGACGATGTCCACGCCGACTACTGCGTACCCGCGGGGGACGAAGTAGTTGTCGTAGAACAACGGCATCTTCTGGATGACGCCGGTCTCGTCGTAGGTCTTCTTCTCGCTCTCGTTGCCGCGGCCGCAGCAGGCGTAGTACGGCGACGCGTCCATGATCACCGGGATCTTCACGCCGGCCGCCTCGGTCTCCCGGGGCCGGACGATGTCGACCGCGATCACGTCCGGCTGCCCGTCGGAGTCGGTGTCCATCGTGGTGTCGACGAAGACCGACTCGCGGATCGCGCCGGCGTAGTCGTACACCGGCTGGGTGCTCCGGGTCCGCGCGTCGACGTGCTCGGGGACACCGGTGGCCAGGCTCGACGGCACCACGGCCGGAGCGTCGGCCGGAGCCGATGGGGGTCCGTCCGGGATGCGGGCGGCCGTGGCGGTGCCGGTGGCCGTGACCAGGCAGAGCACGGTGGACGAGGCCAGGACGGTCACCCTGGCGCGGACGGTCGTCATGGCTGGGAAGGCTAGTCAACCTGTGGCGCCGACGCCAGGCTCTGACGATAATCGCGGCCACTTGACCGCCACGCAGCGTAGTGGACTCCTCCGGTCCGATAGGGTGACCGCCACCCAGGGGGAGCTGTCCGGAAGGTGGGTACCGATGAATCTGCGAGCTCCGGTGACATTGCTGGACGTGGCGCAGCGCGCCGGTGTGTCGGTCGCGACCGCCTCCCGCGTGCTGAACGGGGGCGACCGGGTGCCGCGTCCCGAGCTGCAGGAACGGGTCCGCGCGGCCGCCGCCGAGCTCGGCTACACGCCGAACGCGCAGGCGCAGGCGCTGGCGAAGTCGTCGACGAACGTGGTCGGCATCCTGGTCCACGACATCGAGGACCCGTACTTCGCGGCGATCGCGAACGGCGTGATGCGGGCCGCCGACGAACGCGGCCTGCTGGTGATGATGGCCAGTACGTTCCGGGACGCGGACCGCGAGATCGCCTACCTGTCCTCGCTGCGCGCGCAACGCGCCCGGGCCGCGGTGATGATCGGCAGCCGCCGGACCGACGCCGAGGTGCTGGCCCGGACCGCGGTGGAGATCGAGACCTTTCTCACGTCGGGTGCGGGCCTCGCGCTGGTCAGCCAGTCCGGGATGCCGGCGCACACGATCGAGCCGGACAACCGGCAGGGCGCGGCCGACCTGGCCCGGTCCCTGGTCGGCCAGGGCCTGCGCCGGTTCGGCATCCTGTCCGGCCCGGAGAACCTCGCCACCGCGCGGGACCGCCGGGCCGGGTTCGCCGAAGGGCTGGCCGAGTCCGGGCTCGAGCCGGTGGCCGTCCTGCCGGGCGATTTCACCCGCGACGGCGGCCACAGCGCGGCCGAGGAGTTGCTCGCCCGCAAGCTGGAGCTGGACTG encodes the following:
- a CDS encoding adenylate/guanylate cyclase domain-containing protein; this encodes MTRSDPAGDAAPTSGPSAPADLLDLQKEFERTLLGGERKFTRADVSRRAGISSDRAERMWRALGFATVPDDEVAFTDDDVEALRLVAALEDDGFIDPAVESSLARKLGQTQSRLASWQSAMFLEFLGRSKLSADEAIEVADLLLPAMERLQRYAWRRHLAAAAGRAMAGSEELARGIRAVGFADIVSYTRLTRRMSEAELGQLIERFEGTTADVVAHHGGRVIKSIGDEVLFVADTAAQGAAVALALQETTAADEELPELRIGLAYGSILIRLGDVYGETVNLAARLTSECKPGRVLADRELAAALDGHHEYRLRRLRRVSVRGYHHLTPYALQRAGD
- a CDS encoding GNAT family N-acetyltransferase — protein: MREILTSAELAAAVDDDPMIVWSGQGRLGDEVRAWSDGDAVAVASPLLSKRDRLAVYGPADALASLVTGVFAEVGTSFRPFGDEQVIRGLVERVPELTFAAAFGWMDTAAAPADATTATWFDGDAGVEELLAEAAPSSYAWPGRAGVQRWAGITDEAGSVQSIAAEAWSAPEIGLLAGVATRVDARGQGLSRQVCAFVTAELVQQYGRCGLMVDAENAAAIAVYRRLGYTYRPVAAASV
- a CDS encoding DUF1700 domain-containing protein — translated: MNSTVTGAVATYLAQVRAELSDLPAGELEDVLEDVAGHLSEVAGEFETEPTVAGLQDRLGTPRQYADQLRTAAGYPPPSQSADRVAGQEAARKALRWGVIAASVGPFFLLIGLFGGSRDGAAFLGLIGLTALIVAGYLGVRALRGNDPRVVLETPRGHQAEGAIRETIDQIPPAVRQELVAIGQPVWWVARGLVGGGAFFALFGAGAVTVVGALAGAAISVWIGRRTQQDRRWLWYVVPLNLVAVLLVPAWLAASFVGASPSLFSFNDYRPSSGYNYTPRGLSYDGDPISNVYPFDEQGRPVQVRLYTQRGEPINLDLQDCATTYRTRPVDQSTQTVTNLFPLAEIQPDENGLSDSESCQDSTKAPFVPPPAPATPTQTNPTPTPSGTPTTTPTDRPSAPPTKPSATPSGTPGMTLTVSPSR
- a CDS encoding PadR family transcriptional regulator is translated as MDPSQLLKGVLDLAVLAVLREADGYGYDVLRRLRAAGLEDVADASVYGTLRRLFAAGALTSYVQPSEEGPHRKYYGLNPRGRELLTESTKTWNHFADTMSGLLREEAA
- a CDS encoding PPOX class F420-dependent oxidoreductase, producing MSFTAAEVEYLQAHRLARFATVGPTGQPDLVPVACEYDGTHFWVGGAGPQVVRTRKFRNLREHPMVALVFDELLSLDPFVAHGIRVYGLADPPITRTGMVGPGTYSRIHPTLSWSWNLDAEPLPPGEVWYPMHRTVH
- a CDS encoding helix-turn-helix domain-containing protein; amino-acid sequence: MTDVFATFVETVAESLDGSCPAGAELARRAHLSRYHYDRVITAAAGESPAAFRRRLLLERAAYRLLAENVGVLELAIDAGYGSHEAFTRAFARAYGMSPRVWRRETSRVFFLDAPSGVHFQPPAGLRLPARKEARGMDVLVRMVEHHVWLTGELIERGARLDAEALDRPIELSVEGIDDDVSIRYLLDRLVWQEEMWLASVEDRPFQVPECGRQVTTPIGELRDRHAAAGSRFVALVNRLNDDGRFDESFVDTTCEPPRVFTYGGMVAHVLTFAAHRRSLLVGAFHTAGIRDLGFGDPMHYIADGAPS
- a CDS encoding glycosyl hydrolase family 95 catalytic domain-containing protein, which produces MLTHEVLPPTVVPTAAPGRLTYSAPATRWFEALPVGNGRLGGMVYSGDRVERIDLSESTAWSGAPGSSDVSPTALTKLPQIRRLLLTGKYAEAQALAGDHLLGRPGNFGTNVPLPPLLVEYAGSGTASAYERSLDLADAIVRTSFELDGITHRREVFATHAHGVLVARLTTSAPTTCTISLGEGAIPVEVSADEDTLIGSGQAYETLHSDGRTGATVEIRARVATDGVLSTGTDEVQVTDATTVTILVAVGTDWQGEDPIARTMELLADVPGYEVLKEAHLADYVPLIGRAGLDLGRTDDAVRGLPTDERRALFAKGGEDPELLALYFQYGRYLTIAGSRPDSPLPLALQGVWNDGRASGGPWTNDFHLDINTQQNYWAAEITGLGECQLPLFGLIDRLRASGRVTAAEMYGAPGWVSHTVTNAWSYSAPGWGLGWGLHVTSGIWISLQLWEHFEYHRDLTFLADRAYPVLRDAAQFFLAYLTEDPETGQLLSGPSDSPENWYLTPDGEQCSISLGATCDTVLIEALFRICTEAAGLLDVDAELRTELTAARAKLPPFQVGKHGQLQEWLHDFDEAVPSHRHTSHLIALYPERQITPRATPDLARAAEVTIERRQAADGWEQTEWVEANLLTYYARLLNGDQALHHLRGLVADASEHNLLSYSAGGIAGVVQNVYSFDGNAGGTAGIAELLVQSTPDEIELLPALPTSWPAGSVQGLRARGGLAVDLTWSDNALTEARIIAALPSSVRVRLGEDVAELDLAAGQSVRITRT
- a CDS encoding Xaa-Pro dipeptidyl-peptidase, which gives rise to MTTVRARVTVLASSTVLCLVTATGTATAARIPDGPPSAPADAPAVVPSSLATGVPEHVDARTRSTQPVYDYAGAIRESVFVDTTMDTDSDGQPDVIAVDIVRPRETEAAGVKIPVIMDASPYYACCGRGNESEKKTYDETGVIQKMPLFYDNYFVPRGYAVVGVDIVGTSRSTGCGDVGGKDEIDSVVAVIDWLNGRNTARTGDGRPVKASWTTGAVGMIGKSYDGTLANGVAATGVRGLKTIVPISAISSWYDYSRSGGVPYSIDYMPWLGGYVGHDTPACDAVRADLGESDDDETGDYTKFWAERDYLKDAKKVKASVFVTHGLADYNVQTNHFAQWWDALAKNNVPRKIWLGLEDHVDPFEFRRDAWVDELHQWFDYWLQGLRNNVMREPQASVEVAPDQWRDYKTWPATGKTVGVPLAEGKLGAYGKGTVTVTDDPTLTEDTVVATPTDVIAGRQMFLSAPLPTPIRVSGTPTVTLRVKADSTTTPITARLIEYGEAERYAGVRRTDVSTCEGSSTEFDDSCYYTVEKYTEASDHGIVSRGWIDAAHSDSLSKPKPLTPGQWTTVTVPLRAQDEVIPKGRVLGLAVTLSDTEWTTPNDTGATIDIDLAHSKLNLPVTAGKVTAPAKPQPIDVRITNPTERPNLHDPLG
- a CDS encoding LacI family DNA-binding transcriptional regulator, whose amino-acid sequence is MNLRAPVTLLDVAQRAGVSVATASRVLNGGDRVPRPELQERVRAAAAELGYTPNAQAQALAKSSTNVVGILVHDIEDPYFAAIANGVMRAADERGLLVMMASTFRDADREIAYLSSLRAQRARAAVMIGSRRTDAEVLARTAVEIETFLTSGAGLALVSQSGMPAHTIEPDNRQGAADLARSLVGQGLRRFGILSGPENLATARDRRAGFAEGLAESGLEPVAVLPGDFTRDGGHSAAEELLARKLELDCLFAVNDVMAVGAMSALRSRGVDVPGQLGVAGFDDIATLRDVWPGLTTVRLPLEQMGRRALELAVEGGEPKTETFSAEVVLRDSTGKR